A part of Cannabis sativa cultivar Pink pepper isolate KNU-18-1 chromosome 6, ASM2916894v1, whole genome shotgun sequence genomic DNA contains:
- the LOC115725033 gene encoding protein LNK1 isoform X2, whose protein sequence is MCSRWRIKNLGGMSDLCMYELEDNVWDEFEESDDHIVPHPINTHGDHSPKEGSGCKKRQNEVIDAANTDTSSKLYHIQGKEKRKLPSVTSNHSMLEKSPWAHSPDNLFSARDNDAMKEVTSIASDDTMRSTFSFKSSNVESEAHDYCNDDAIMGDRCTAVDNNVYRYPLGQVPQTGNDLSFFDNDNEDKENAGLLFYGWQDIGNFEDVDRMFRNCDSTFGIESLSNDEELCWFPPTNATEGSENKSGLKFSGSNASSSVGVSNHDEDFKQDGVGYSTHSEKKIGSVGNSVCLQNTDADDPAALGHLSFLNGLDTKSGSEDIFMPKEQITLSKKQPKQQTQSEGENTDQYLESGISFQSYDNLNQFTDMKHPHEELSNQVYSTHSIQQHKQSTESDSMSYVNSKLPYMHLDYAHGSDISVCPTPSGTKSENNGCPSPALKESSCTSNQLQSMDGSRDASTVTPAITMSGKREKLYSCQSVQSSFTKNFENVASTSPMAFNGAALNQKQLQQSERQIEGQSDVEGSSLDAPAELGSSTVQEKSCLSSVLNDISVEARSFRQLQQVMEKLDVRTKLCIRDSLYRLARSAEQRHNCANQRSGGIDNRDSNGALIIDETNKCTTGFMDIETDTNPIDRSIAHLLFHRPSDASRARVPSNERSLRPHVLIQEPVSSPPMMAEKQVFQEETTAHGEKETLINDDR, encoded by the exons ATGTGTTCTCGGTGGAGGATAAAGAATCTTGGAGGAATGTCAGACTTGTGCATGTATGAG CTTGAAGATAACGTGTGGGATGAATTTGAAGAAAGTGATGATCATATAGTGCCTCATCCTATTAATACACATGGAGATCATTCACCAAAAGAGGGGAGTGGTTGCAAGAAGCGACAGAATGAAGTAATTGATGCTGCTAATACTGATACTTCATCTAAATTATACCATATCCAAGGAAAGGAGAAAAGAAAATTACCTTCTGTGACAAGTAACCACAGTATGTTGGAAAAGAGTCCATGGGCTCACAGTCCTGATAATTTGTTTTCTGCACGTGACAATGATGCAATGAAAGAAGTGACTAGTATAGCATCTGATGATACAATGAGGTccacattttctttcaaaagtaGCAATGTGGAATCCGAAGCCCATGATTACTGTAATGATGATGCTATCATGGGTGATCGTTGTACTGCAGTCGATAATAATGTATATCGTTATCCACTTGGTCAAGTACCCCAAACTGGCAATGATCTCAGTTTCTTTGATAATGATAATGAAGACAAAGAAAATGCGGGTCTGTTATTTTATGGGTGGCAAGATATAGGAAATTTTGAAGATGTTGACAGGATGTTTAG AAATTGTGACTCAACATTTGGAATAGAGAGTCTCAGCAATGATGAGGAGTTGTGCTGGTTTCCTCCTACAAATGCAACTGAAGGGTCTGAAAACAAGTCTGGATTAAAGTTTTCAGGTTCAAATGCTAGTTCATCAGTAGGTGTTTCTAATCATGATGAAGATTTTAAGCAAGACGGTGTAGGCTATTCAACCCATTCAGAAAAGAAAATTGGCTCTGTTGGTAACAGTGTGTGTTTACAAAATACAGATGCTGATGATCCCGCTGCTCTTGGTcatttatcatttttaaatgGGTTAGATACAAAATCTGGAAGCGAAGATATCTTTATGCCAAAAGAACAA ATTACATTGAGTAAAAAGCAGCCAAAGCAACAGACTCAGTCAGAAGGGGAAAACACAGATCAATACCTAGAAAGTGGTATTTCTTTTCAGAGTTATGATAACTTGAATCAATTTACAGATATGAAGCATCCTCAtgaagaactatccaatcaagtTTATTCTACACATAGTATTCAACAACATAAGCAAAGTACAGAATCAGATTCGATGAGTTATGTAAATAGTAAACTTCCGTATATGCACCTGGACTACGCTCACGGTTCCGATATTTCAGTCTGTCCAACTCCCTCTGGTACAAAATCGGAGAACAATGGTTGTCCATCTCCTGCCTTGAAGGAGTCTTCCTGCACATCTAACCAGTTGCAGTCTATGGATGGTTCTCGTGATGCATCGACAGTGACTCCTGCCATAACAATGAGTGGAAAGAGAGAAAAGTTATATAGCTGCCAAAGTGTTCAATCCTCTTTTACAAAGAATTTTGAGAATGTGGCCTCAACAAGTCCAATGGCATTTAACGGTGCAGCTTTAAATCAGAAGCAATTGCAACAATCTGAAAGGCAGATTGAAGGTCAAAGTGATGTTGAAGGAAGCAGCCTTGATGCTCCAGCTGAATTGGGCTCTTCGACTGTACAGGAGAAGTCTTGCCTTAGCTCTGTACTAAATGATATCTCAGTTGAAGCAAGAAGTTTCCGCCAGCTGCAGCAAGTTATGGAAAAG CTGGATGTCAGGACAAAATTGTGCATAAGAGACAGTCTTTATCGCTTGGCTAGGAGTGCTGAACAGAGGCATAATTGTGCTAATCAAAGAAGTGGCGGTATAGATAACAGAGATAGTAATGGAGCGTTGATTATTGACGAAACAAACAA GTGCACCACTGGATTTATGGACATTGAAACTGATACGAATCCAATAGACCGGTCAATAGCACACTTGCTTTTTCACCGACCTTCAGATGCATCTAGAGCTAGAGTCCCTTCTAATGAAAGATCTCTTAGGCCTCATGTTTTG ATTCAGGAGCCTGTTTCTAGTCCTCCAATGATGGCTGAGAAGCAGGTTTTCCAGGAAGAAACAACAGCTCACGGTGAAAAAGAGACACTGATAAATGATGACAGATAA
- the LOC115725034 gene encoding uncharacterized protein LOC115725034: protein MSLSLIQAYSSAEEEEEEAQNGLTHQKQDLRYNSSSDDDNDDDHNLNDVDEDDESAAINRSIRDRSLFDLPQPSVSGLPSAFDAFSEVAGPPQFLNNSVEEFGVAKEVDHQQYVRHGRRRNRRDKKDLPAGVVVEAKPQLVGIHERVRSDIEGKQPPPTVPGTTEGGKRVATAANPNAEDAAELLRMCLQCGIPKTYSSARGMVCPVCGDRPPAEPGTETKKKVNMVKDKEKNKRMKGQSSHATWKSETEMHLRQQFD from the exons ATGAGCTTGTCACTAATCCAAGCCTATTCTTCtgctgaagaagaagaagaagaagcacaAAATGGCTTAACCCATCAAAAACAAGACCTCCGTTACAACTCCTCATCCGACGACGACAACGACGACGACCACAATCTCAACGATGTTGACGAAGATGATGAATCTGCCGCAATCAACCGTTCTATTCGCGACAGATCCCTTTTTGATCTCCCTCAACCCAGTGTCTCCGGGCTCCCTTCTGCTTTCGACGCCTTTTCTGAG GTTGCAGGGCCGCCTCAGTTTCTAAACAACTCTGTTGAAGAGTTTGGTGTAGCCAAGGAAGTGGATCATCAGCAGTATGTGAGACATGGTAGACGCAGGAATCGTAGAGACAAGAAAGATTTGCCTGCTG GTGTGGTAGTGGAAGCTAAACCTCAACTTGTGGGAATCCATGAGCGAGTAAGAAGTGATATTGAGGGTAAGCAACCTCCACCAACAGTACCGGGCACAACAGAGGGAGGCAAGCGTGTGGCAACTGCAGCCAATCCAAATGCAGAGGATGCTGCAGAACTGCTAAG GATGTGTTTACAATGTGGTATTCCAAAAACCTACTCTAGCGCTCGTGGAATGGTTTGCCCAGTATGCGGTGATCGCCCTCCAGCTGAACCGGGCACAGAGACCAAGAAGAAGGTTAATATGGTCAAAGATAAAGAGAAGAATAAGAGGATGAAGGGTCAATCATCTCACGCTACTTGGAAAAGCGAAACCGAAATGCATCTTCGGCAGCAGTTCGATTAG
- the LOC115725033 gene encoding protein LNK1 isoform X1, which yields MCSRWRIKNLGGMSDLCMYELEDNVWDEFEESDDHIVPHPINTHGDHSPKEGSGCKKRQNEVIDAANTDTSSKLYHIQGKEKRKLPSVTSNHSMLEKSPWAHSPDNLFSARDNDAMKEVTSIASDDTMRSTFSFKSSNVESEAHDYCNDDAIMGDRCTAVDNNVYRYPLGQVPQTGNDLSFFDNDNEDKENAGLLFYGWQDIGNFEDVDRMFSRNCDSTFGIESLSNDEELCWFPPTNATEGSENKSGLKFSGSNASSSVGVSNHDEDFKQDGVGYSTHSEKKIGSVGNSVCLQNTDADDPAALGHLSFLNGLDTKSGSEDIFMPKEQITLSKKQPKQQTQSEGENTDQYLESGISFQSYDNLNQFTDMKHPHEELSNQVYSTHSIQQHKQSTESDSMSYVNSKLPYMHLDYAHGSDISVCPTPSGTKSENNGCPSPALKESSCTSNQLQSMDGSRDASTVTPAITMSGKREKLYSCQSVQSSFTKNFENVASTSPMAFNGAALNQKQLQQSERQIEGQSDVEGSSLDAPAELGSSTVQEKSCLSSVLNDISVEARSFRQLQQVMEKLDVRTKLCIRDSLYRLARSAEQRHNCANQRSGGIDNRDSNGALIIDETNKCTTGFMDIETDTNPIDRSIAHLLFHRPSDASRARVPSNERSLRPHVLIQEPVSSPPMMAEKQVFQEETTAHGEKETLINDDR from the exons ATGTGTTCTCGGTGGAGGATAAAGAATCTTGGAGGAATGTCAGACTTGTGCATGTATGAG CTTGAAGATAACGTGTGGGATGAATTTGAAGAAAGTGATGATCATATAGTGCCTCATCCTATTAATACACATGGAGATCATTCACCAAAAGAGGGGAGTGGTTGCAAGAAGCGACAGAATGAAGTAATTGATGCTGCTAATACTGATACTTCATCTAAATTATACCATATCCAAGGAAAGGAGAAAAGAAAATTACCTTCTGTGACAAGTAACCACAGTATGTTGGAAAAGAGTCCATGGGCTCACAGTCCTGATAATTTGTTTTCTGCACGTGACAATGATGCAATGAAAGAAGTGACTAGTATAGCATCTGATGATACAATGAGGTccacattttctttcaaaagtaGCAATGTGGAATCCGAAGCCCATGATTACTGTAATGATGATGCTATCATGGGTGATCGTTGTACTGCAGTCGATAATAATGTATATCGTTATCCACTTGGTCAAGTACCCCAAACTGGCAATGATCTCAGTTTCTTTGATAATGATAATGAAGACAAAGAAAATGCGGGTCTGTTATTTTATGGGTGGCAAGATATAGGAAATTTTGAAGATGTTGACAGGATGTTTAG CAGAAATTGTGACTCAACATTTGGAATAGAGAGTCTCAGCAATGATGAGGAGTTGTGCTGGTTTCCTCCTACAAATGCAACTGAAGGGTCTGAAAACAAGTCTGGATTAAAGTTTTCAGGTTCAAATGCTAGTTCATCAGTAGGTGTTTCTAATCATGATGAAGATTTTAAGCAAGACGGTGTAGGCTATTCAACCCATTCAGAAAAGAAAATTGGCTCTGTTGGTAACAGTGTGTGTTTACAAAATACAGATGCTGATGATCCCGCTGCTCTTGGTcatttatcatttttaaatgGGTTAGATACAAAATCTGGAAGCGAAGATATCTTTATGCCAAAAGAACAA ATTACATTGAGTAAAAAGCAGCCAAAGCAACAGACTCAGTCAGAAGGGGAAAACACAGATCAATACCTAGAAAGTGGTATTTCTTTTCAGAGTTATGATAACTTGAATCAATTTACAGATATGAAGCATCCTCAtgaagaactatccaatcaagtTTATTCTACACATAGTATTCAACAACATAAGCAAAGTACAGAATCAGATTCGATGAGTTATGTAAATAGTAAACTTCCGTATATGCACCTGGACTACGCTCACGGTTCCGATATTTCAGTCTGTCCAACTCCCTCTGGTACAAAATCGGAGAACAATGGTTGTCCATCTCCTGCCTTGAAGGAGTCTTCCTGCACATCTAACCAGTTGCAGTCTATGGATGGTTCTCGTGATGCATCGACAGTGACTCCTGCCATAACAATGAGTGGAAAGAGAGAAAAGTTATATAGCTGCCAAAGTGTTCAATCCTCTTTTACAAAGAATTTTGAGAATGTGGCCTCAACAAGTCCAATGGCATTTAACGGTGCAGCTTTAAATCAGAAGCAATTGCAACAATCTGAAAGGCAGATTGAAGGTCAAAGTGATGTTGAAGGAAGCAGCCTTGATGCTCCAGCTGAATTGGGCTCTTCGACTGTACAGGAGAAGTCTTGCCTTAGCTCTGTACTAAATGATATCTCAGTTGAAGCAAGAAGTTTCCGCCAGCTGCAGCAAGTTATGGAAAAG CTGGATGTCAGGACAAAATTGTGCATAAGAGACAGTCTTTATCGCTTGGCTAGGAGTGCTGAACAGAGGCATAATTGTGCTAATCAAAGAAGTGGCGGTATAGATAACAGAGATAGTAATGGAGCGTTGATTATTGACGAAACAAACAA GTGCACCACTGGATTTATGGACATTGAAACTGATACGAATCCAATAGACCGGTCAATAGCACACTTGCTTTTTCACCGACCTTCAGATGCATCTAGAGCTAGAGTCCCTTCTAATGAAAGATCTCTTAGGCCTCATGTTTTG ATTCAGGAGCCTGTTTCTAGTCCTCCAATGATGGCTGAGAAGCAGGTTTTCCAGGAAGAAACAACAGCTCACGGTGAAAAAGAGACACTGATAAATGATGACAGATAA